Proteins from a single region of Antechinus flavipes isolate AdamAnt ecotype Samford, QLD, Australia chromosome 2, AdamAnt_v2, whole genome shotgun sequence:
- the RPL12 gene encoding 60S ribosomal protein L12, producing MPPKFDPNEIKVVFLRCTGGEVGATSALAPKIGPLGLSPKKVGDDIAKATGDWKGLRITVKLTIQNRQAQIEVVPSASALIIKALKEPPRDRKKQKNIKHSGNISLDEIINIARQMRHRSLARDLSGTIKEILGTAQSVGCNIDGRHPHDVIDDINSGAVECPAS from the exons ATGCCGCCCAAGTTTGATCCTAATGAAATTAAAGTCG TATTTTTAAGATGCACTGGTGGTGAAGTTGGTGCCACATCAGCTCTGGCCCCCAAAATTGGTCCCTTAGGTTTG tcTCCCAAAAAGGTTGGTGATGACATTGCCAAGGCAACTGGTGACTGGAAAGGGCTGAGAATCACAGTGAAACTTACCATTCAGAACAGACAGGCCCAG aTTGAGGTTGTGCCTTCTGCCTCAGCTTTGATCATCAAAGCCCTGAAGGAACCTCCTCGGgacagaaagaagcagaaaaata TTAAACACAGTGGAAACATCAGTCTTGATGAGATCATCAACATTGCTCGACAAATGAGGCACCGATCCTTGGCTAGAGACCTTTCTG GAACCATTAAAGAGATACTTGGAACTGCCCAATCAGTGGGCTGCAACATTGATGGCAGAcatcctcatgatgtcattgatgaCATCAATAGTGGTGCTGTAGAATGTCCAGCA AGTTAA